One Silene latifolia isolate original U9 population chromosome 4, ASM4854445v1, whole genome shotgun sequence DNA segment encodes these proteins:
- the LOC141652783 gene encoding uncharacterized protein LOC141652783, which yields MPVVAPRSGDAIFASAERVNAELFSLTYGAIVRQLLTDLEEVDQVNKQLDQMGYNIGVRLIDEFLAKSNVSRCVDFKETAEVIAKVGFKMFLGVTATVTNWDQDGTTCSLVLEDNPLVDFVELPDTCQGLHYCNVLSGVLRGSLEMVSMKTEVTWIKDMLRGDDSYELQVKLVKQVPEEYPYKNDE from the exons ATGCCAGTAGTTGCTCCAAGATCTGGGGATGCCATTTTCGCAAGTGCTGAGCGTGTT AATGCAGAGTTGTTTTCATTAACTTATGGAGCAATCGTGCGTCAACTTCTTACTGATCTTGAAGAGGTTGATCAAGTTAACAAACAGCTCGATCAAAT GGGTTATAATATTGGTGTTCGTCTAATTGATGAATTTCTAGCTAAATCCAATGTCTCTAGATGTGTGGACTTCAAGGAGACTGCTGAAGTAATTGCTAAG GTTGGCTTCAAAATGTTTTTGGGGGTGACTGCAACAGTAACCAACtgggatcaagatggaacaacttGTAGCTTGGTATTGGAGGACAATCCCTTGGTAGATTTTGTTGAGCTTCCTGACACGTGTCAAGGCCTACACTACTGTAACGTTTTGAGCGGTGTTCTCAGAGGATCTCTGGAGATG GTGTCAATGAAGACCGAAGTCACTTGGATCAAAGATATGCTTCGTGGAGATGATTCTTATGAATTGCAGGTTAAACTTGTGAAGCAAGTTCCAGAAGAATATCCATACAAGAACGACGAGTAA
- the LOC141652782 gene encoding pectinesterase-like, protein MAEKNGIWVCLIIVGLLVGSGLFVYWKFHQKKPEFSDRNFNLTVSQTGDGDYSRVSDAIRAAPSNGATPFYIHVCAGTYNEVVVVPLDKTNLVLVGDGAQVTKITANRHPPQYPTSDSTTFTVYGDGFVAQDIAFENNAGIDNGQAVAVSITANYTIFYRCSILGYHDTLYAKEGNQFFRECDIYGTVDFIFGFASAVFQRCNLYGRVSKYETVTYTAQGRQSLDQKSAFTIQGCKITVAPDVGPVQPTMTGFLGRPWFPYSTVMVMESFLDSIVNASGWEEWMSTPATHATYLEYRNWGPGADTSGRVHWPGFKVVGDASGALPYTVSQLIQGDEWIPRTGVPYDSTFLSN, encoded by the exons ATGGCAGAGAAAAATGGGATCTGGGTTTGTTTGATTATTGTTGGTTTGCTTGTTGGTTCGGGTTTGTTCGTTTACTGGAAGTTCCATCAGAAGAAACCCGAGTTCAGTGACAGGAACTTCAATCTAACAGTATCTCAGACTGGGGATGGTGATTACAGTCGAGTTTCTGATGCTATTCGTGCTGCTCCGTCTAATGGGGCAACACCATTTTACATTCATGTCTGTGCCGGGACATACAATGAAGTTGTTGTTGTCCCACTGGATAAAACCAATCTGGTTTTGGTTGGGGATGGTGCTCAGGTGACTAAGATTACTGCTAATCGTCATCCTCCTCAGTATCCGACTTCTGACTCGACTACTTTCA CTGTGTACGGAGATGGGTTTGTGGCGCAAGACATTGCCTTTGAGAATAATGCTGGTATCGACAATGGGCAGGCTGTAGCCGTGTCAATCACAGCGAATTACACTATATTTTACCGGTGTAGTATCCTTGGGTACCATGACACATTGTATGCCAAAGAAGGCAACCAATTCTTTAGGGAGTGTGATATCTATGGTACAGTTGACTTCATCTTTGGATTTGCTTCAGCAGTCTTCCAAAGATGCAACCTGTACGGTCGTGTGTCTAAGTACGAGACAGTGACGTACACTGCACAAGGCCGACAATCGCTTGATCAGAAATCTGCTTTTACCATACAAGGGTGCAAGATCACTGTAGCTCCAGATGTTGGACCCGTTCAGCCCACCATGACTGGTTTCCTTGGCCGCCCGTGGTTTCCTTACTCGACTGTGATGGTGATGGAGTCGTTCCTTGATTCGATTGTCAATGCTTCTGGATGGGAAGAATGGATGTCTACTCCTGCAACTCATGCTACTTATCTGGAGTATAGGAACTGGGGCCCGGGAGCAGATACGAGTGGTAGGGTCCACTGGCCAGGGTTTAAGGTGGTTGGGGATGCAAGCGGGGCGCTGCCATACACTGTTTCACAGTTGATACAGGGCGATGAATGGATCCCGAGAACTGGAGTTCCGTATGACAGTACATTTCTCTCCAATTAA